From Streptomyces cyaneogriseus subsp. noncyanogenus, the proteins below share one genomic window:
- a CDS encoding DUF2267 domain-containing protein: MPVPAPARPAPAPSPTARPRWTDLVEEVRDAGQYATAAEAERVTRIVLSALGGHVIGDERVDLAAALPEEAARVVASQIPATRPLTAAEFVDSVAARIEGSTPATARWDVSSVLSVLPHLVGDELVTRILAQLPPGYALLFGRADLSPAP; the protein is encoded by the coding sequence ATGCCCGTACCCGCGCCGGCCAGACCGGCACCCGCGCCGTCGCCGACGGCCCGGCCCCGCTGGACCGACCTGGTCGAGGAGGTCCGGGACGCCGGGCAGTACGCGACCGCGGCGGAGGCGGAACGCGTCACCCGGATCGTCCTCTCGGCCCTCGGCGGGCACGTGATCGGCGACGAGCGCGTCGACCTGGCGGCAGCCCTGCCCGAGGAGGCGGCCAGGGTCGTCGCCTCCCAGATCCCGGCGACCCGCCCGCTGACCGCCGCCGAGTTCGTCGACTCGGTCGCGGCCCGCATCGAGGGATCCACCCCGGCGACGGCACGCTGGGACGTCAGCTCGGTCCTCAGCGTCCTGCCGCACCTGGTCGGCGACGAACTGGTCACCCGCATCCTCGCCCAGCTCCCGCCCGGGTACGCCCTCCTCTTCGGCCGGGCGGACCTGAGCCCGGCACCGTGA
- a CDS encoding Hsp20/alpha crystallin family protein, whose product MLMRTDPFRELDRLTQQVFGSARPGAMPMDAYRSGDDFLVHFDLPGIDPETIELDVERNVLNVRAERRSPAPEGAEVLVAERPTGTFTRQLFLGETLDTDRIDASYEAGVLTLRIPVAEQAKPRRIQITGGAGRKQLAG is encoded by the coding sequence ATGCTCATGCGCACGGACCCGTTCCGCGAACTGGACCGGCTCACCCAGCAGGTCTTCGGGTCCGCCCGTCCGGGCGCCATGCCGATGGACGCGTACCGGTCCGGGGACGACTTCCTCGTCCACTTCGACCTGCCCGGCATCGACCCCGAGACCATCGAACTGGACGTCGAGCGCAACGTCCTGAACGTCCGCGCCGAGCGCCGTTCCCCGGCCCCCGAGGGCGCCGAGGTGCTGGTCGCCGAGCGGCCCACGGGCACCTTCACGCGCCAGCTCTTCCTCGGGGAGACCCTCGACACGGACCGGATCGACGCCTCGTACGAGGCCGGCGTCCTGACCCTGCGGATCCCGGTGGCCGAGCAGGCCAAGCCGCGCCGCATCCAGATCACCGGCGGCGCGGGCCGCAAGCAGCTCGCCGGCTGA
- a CDS encoding TetR/AcrR family transcriptional regulator: protein MSRQMVRPGGRSARVQASVHAAVRELASEVGRDALTVPLVARRAGVTPSTIYRRWGDLQELLSDVAVERLRPDTAPEDHGDLASDLTAWAEQFLDEMASPAGRAYVRDALLGDPDGGNAGRCSAYAAEQIGILLARAAERGESAPDVETVVDRVVAPLMYRILFRPDGLDASYAARLVAGILGRGDR from the coding sequence ATGAGCAGGCAGATGGTGCGCCCGGGCGGACGCAGCGCCCGGGTCCAGGCCTCGGTCCACGCCGCCGTGCGCGAACTCGCGTCGGAGGTCGGCCGGGACGCCCTGACCGTACCGCTGGTCGCCCGCCGCGCCGGCGTGACACCGTCGACGATCTACCGGCGCTGGGGGGACTTGCAGGAACTGCTCTCGGACGTGGCGGTCGAGCGCCTGCGGCCCGACACCGCGCCCGAGGACCATGGCGACCTGGCGTCCGACCTGACGGCCTGGGCCGAGCAGTTCCTCGACGAGATGGCCTCACCCGCCGGCCGCGCCTACGTCCGCGACGCCCTGCTCGGTGATCCCGACGGCGGCAACGCCGGCCGGTGCTCCGCCTACGCGGCCGAGCAGATCGGCATCCTCCTCGCCCGCGCGGCCGAGCGCGGAGAAAGCGCTCCCGACGTCGAGACCGTCGTCGACCGCGTCGTCGCCCCGCTGATGTACCGCATCCTCTTCCGCCCGGACGGACTCGACGCCTCGTACGCGGCCCGGCTCGTGGCGGGAATCCTCGGCCGCGGCGACCGATGA
- a CDS encoding Asp-tRNA(Asn)/Glu-tRNA(Gln) amidotransferase GatCAB subunit A: MQPYELSLSAAADAIRARELSPVELTDSVLERAGQVEPRLRAYATVTAERARRAALEAEREIAAGRYRGPLHGIPMGLKDLIDVAGVATSAGSRVRAGHRAESDSTVAARLSAAGAVLVGKTHTHEFAYGLTTPQTGNAWDAGRIAGGSSGGSAVAVAAGTATFALGTDTGGSIRVPAALNGVVGLKPTYGLVPRHGVTPLSWSLDHVGPITRTVEDAATVLTSLAGYDPRDPASLDLPAVDYRPADGTDLTGLRVGVPRTYYFEQVDPEVEAAVRRAVDRLRDLGADLVGVEIPMARYVQATQWGLMVPEATAYHQDTLRTVPGLYQADVRVLLEAGELMPAGDYLRARRSRVLMRQEWARTLRKADVIAAPTVPMTAVKAGQETITWADGTEEGVTDAYVRLSAPANIAGVPSLSVPVGQDAAGLPIGMQLLGRPFGEKVLLRVGHAYQRTQPPPALAPAA, encoded by the coding sequence ATGCAGCCGTATGAACTGTCCCTGAGCGCGGCCGCCGACGCGATCAGGGCGCGGGAGCTCTCCCCCGTCGAGCTGACGGACTCGGTCCTGGAGCGCGCGGGGCAGGTGGAGCCGCGCCTGCGCGCCTACGCCACCGTCACCGCCGAGCGCGCGCGCCGGGCCGCGCTGGAGGCCGAACGCGAGATCGCGGCCGGCCGCTACCGCGGTCCTCTGCACGGCATCCCGATGGGCCTGAAGGACCTCATCGACGTCGCCGGAGTGGCCACCTCGGCCGGCTCCCGGGTCCGCGCCGGCCACCGCGCGGAGTCGGACAGCACCGTCGCCGCGCGCCTGTCGGCGGCCGGAGCCGTCCTGGTCGGCAAGACCCACACCCACGAGTTCGCCTACGGGCTGACCACCCCGCAGACCGGCAACGCCTGGGACGCGGGCCGGATCGCCGGGGGCTCCAGCGGCGGATCCGCCGTCGCCGTCGCCGCGGGTACCGCCACCTTCGCCCTGGGCACCGACACGGGCGGATCCATCAGGGTGCCCGCGGCCCTCAACGGTGTCGTCGGCCTGAAGCCGACCTACGGCCTCGTCCCCCGCCACGGCGTCACGCCCCTGTCCTGGTCACTGGACCACGTCGGCCCGATCACCCGCACCGTCGAGGACGCGGCCACGGTGCTGACCTCCCTGGCCGGGTACGACCCCCGTGACCCCGCCTCCCTGGACCTGCCCGCCGTCGACTACCGCCCGGCCGACGGCACGGACCTCACGGGGCTGCGGGTCGGCGTGCCGCGCACGTACTACTTCGAGCAGGTGGACCCCGAGGTCGAGGCCGCCGTCCGGCGCGCCGTCGACCGGCTCCGGGACCTCGGCGCGGACCTCGTGGGCGTCGAGATCCCCATGGCGCGCTACGTCCAGGCCACCCAGTGGGGCCTGATGGTGCCCGAGGCCACCGCCTACCACCAGGACACCCTGCGCACGGTCCCCGGCCTCTACCAGGCCGATGTCCGTGTCCTCCTGGAGGCCGGCGAACTGATGCCCGCCGGGGACTACCTGCGCGCCCGCCGCTCCCGCGTCCTCATGCGGCAGGAATGGGCGCGCACGCTGCGGAAGGCCGACGTGATCGCCGCCCCCACCGTCCCGATGACCGCCGTGAAGGCCGGGCAGGAGACGATCACCTGGGCCGACGGCACGGAAGAGGGGGTCACCGACGCCTACGTGCGGCTCTCCGCCCCCGCCAACATCGCCGGGGTGCCGTCCCTGTCCGTCCCGGTCGGCCAGGACGCGGCAGGGCTGCCGATCGGCATGCAACTCCTCGGCCGGCCTTTCGGCGAGAAGGTGCTCCTGCGGGTCGGCCACGCCTACCAGCGGACGCAGCCCCCTCCCGCGCTCGCACCGGCGGCCTGA
- a CDS encoding MBL fold metallo-hydrolase, whose product MNAPPATGPAAALASWTVGDITVHRIDEVPLPPATGPWLLPGATPDVVAEQDWLRPCFADDEGVLRLDSHSFAFTLGGLRVLVDTGIGNGKQRANPAWHGLNTGYLEHLAAAGFPPDSVDLVILTHLHADHVGWNTRRVNGEWIPTFPYARYLTSRAERAFWAAYDREDAREQMFRDSVTPVEEAGLLDLVDVPAEGYRVVPGLRLVPTPGHTPGHLAVELTSRGRTALITGDCVHHPVQLGRPGIGACVDIDPVQAEATRRSLLGSLADTDTLVLGTHFAPPTAGYVITHEDAYRLSPVPARTP is encoded by the coding sequence GTGAACGCTCCCCCCGCGACCGGCCCGGCCGCCGCCCTTGCCTCCTGGACCGTGGGCGACATCACCGTCCACCGCATCGACGAGGTCCCGCTGCCGCCCGCCACCGGACCATGGCTGCTGCCCGGTGCCACGCCGGACGTCGTCGCCGAGCAGGACTGGCTGCGCCCCTGCTTCGCCGACGACGAGGGCGTCCTGCGCCTCGACAGCCACAGCTTCGCGTTCACCCTCGGCGGGTTGCGCGTCCTGGTGGACACCGGCATCGGCAACGGCAAGCAGCGCGCCAACCCCGCATGGCACGGCCTGAACACCGGCTACCTCGAGCACCTGGCAGCCGCCGGCTTCCCCCCGGACTCCGTCGACCTGGTGATCCTCACCCATCTGCACGCCGACCACGTCGGCTGGAACACGCGGCGGGTGAACGGGGAGTGGATCCCTACCTTCCCGTACGCCCGCTACCTGACCTCCCGCGCCGAGCGCGCGTTCTGGGCCGCGTACGACAGGGAAGACGCGCGCGAGCAGATGTTCCGCGACTCCGTGACACCCGTCGAGGAGGCGGGACTGCTCGACCTTGTCGACGTACCCGCCGAGGGGTACCGCGTCGTTCCGGGGCTGCGCCTGGTTCCCACCCCCGGCCACACCCCGGGCCACCTCGCCGTCGAGCTGACCAGCCGCGGCCGGACGGCTCTGATCACCGGCGACTGCGTCCACCACCCCGTCCAGCTCGGCCGCCCCGGCATCGGCGCCTGTGTCGACATCGATCCCGTACAGGCCGAAGCCACCCGCCGTTCGCTGCTCGGCTCACTCGCCGACACCGACACCCTTGTCCTGGGCACCCACTTCGCGCCGCCCACCGCCGGCTACGTGATCACCCACGAAGACGCCTACCGGCTCTCACCGGTCCCGGCCCGGACGCCTTGA
- a CDS encoding MFS transporter, producing the protein MTTASSPQPASVPASTGTATTSVPARLDRLPWSRWHWMIVIGLGTVWILDGLEVTIVGNVAGRLAEEGSGLDITSAQVTGLAAALYVAGACSGALFFGWLTDRYGRKKLFMATLAVYLAATALTALSFESWWFFLFRFLTGFGIGGEYAAINSAIDELIPSLYRGRVDLIINGSYWLGAVGGALLSIVMLDTAIFPKDLGWRLSFALGVVLGLVILLVRRHVPESPRWQFIHGRGEEAERLVTQVEREVEREKGEKLPPPAGEITIHQRKSIGFGLIAKTVFRSYPRRAVLGLSLFIGQAFLYNAITFGFGAILTKFYDVPPGRTGYYFAVIAAGNFVGPLVLGKLFDTVGRRIMISSTYLLSGLLLFGTAWLFDRGSLSATTLTACWCVVLFFASAGASSAYLTVSEVFPMETRAMAIAFFYALGTAAGGISGPLIFAELTESGVVRDTVLAFQIGAGLMCAAGLVAVFLAVKAERRSLEDIARPLSAAASTAASRVSTAGGKETPGAGTASV; encoded by the coding sequence ATGACAACAGCATCGTCGCCGCAACCGGCCTCGGTACCCGCGTCCACGGGAACCGCCACCACGTCCGTGCCCGCCCGCCTCGACCGGCTGCCCTGGTCGCGGTGGCACTGGATGATCGTCATCGGGCTCGGCACCGTGTGGATCCTGGACGGTCTGGAAGTCACCATCGTCGGCAATGTCGCCGGCCGCCTCGCCGAGGAAGGCAGCGGCCTGGACATCACCTCCGCCCAGGTCACCGGTCTGGCCGCCGCCCTGTACGTGGCGGGCGCCTGCTCCGGCGCCCTCTTCTTCGGCTGGCTGACCGACCGCTACGGCCGCAAGAAGCTGTTCATGGCGACCCTGGCCGTCTATCTGGCCGCGACCGCGCTGACCGCGCTGTCGTTCGAGTCGTGGTGGTTCTTCCTCTTCCGGTTCCTGACCGGCTTCGGCATCGGCGGCGAGTACGCGGCCATCAACTCCGCGATCGACGAGCTGATCCCCTCCCTCTACCGGGGCCGGGTCGACCTGATCATCAACGGCAGCTACTGGCTGGGCGCGGTCGGCGGCGCCCTGCTGTCCATCGTCATGCTGGACACCGCGATCTTCCCCAAGGACCTCGGCTGGCGGCTCAGCTTCGCCCTCGGCGTCGTCCTCGGGCTGGTGATCCTGCTGGTACGGCGGCACGTCCCGGAGAGTCCGCGCTGGCAGTTCATCCACGGCCGCGGCGAGGAGGCCGAACGGCTCGTGACGCAGGTCGAGCGGGAGGTCGAACGGGAGAAGGGCGAGAAGCTGCCGCCGCCCGCCGGTGAGATCACCATCCACCAGCGCAAGAGCATCGGCTTCGGCCTGATCGCCAAGACCGTCTTCCGCAGCTACCCGCGCCGCGCGGTGCTCGGCCTGTCCCTCTTCATCGGCCAGGCGTTCCTCTACAACGCCATCACCTTCGGCTTCGGCGCCATCCTCACCAAGTTCTACGACGTGCCGCCGGGCCGCACCGGCTACTACTTCGCCGTGATCGCCGCGGGCAACTTCGTCGGCCCGCTGGTCCTCGGCAAGCTGTTCGACACGGTCGGCCGGCGCATCATGATCTCGTCCACGTACCTGCTGTCCGGCCTGCTGCTGTTCGGCACGGCCTGGCTCTTCGACCGCGGTTCGCTCTCGGCGACCACCCTGACGGCCTGCTGGTGCGTGGTGCTGTTCTTCGCCTCCGCGGGCGCCTCCAGCGCCTACCTCACGGTCTCCGAGGTCTTCCCCATGGAGACCCGCGCCATGGCCATCGCCTTCTTCTACGCCCTCGGCACCGCGGCCGGCGGTATCAGCGGCCCGCTGATCTTCGCCGAACTCACCGAGTCCGGCGTCGTCCGCGACACCGTCCTCGCCTTCCAGATCGGCGCCGGCCTGATGTGCGCGGCGGGCCTGGTCGCCGTCTTCCTCGCGGTCAAGGCCGAACGCCGCTCGCTGGAGGACATCGCCCGGCCCCTGTCGGCGGCGGCGTCGACCGCGGCGAGCAGGGTCTCGACGGCGGGCGGCAAGGAGACGCCGGGGGCGGGTACGGCGTCGGTGTAG
- a CDS encoding DUF445 domain-containing protein, giving the protein MERTRTERPDEVGGAAAGGAGGQPARPGAMTNRAMATFSPADEEKRRGVRRMKLTATGLLLFVALVYALAEWAAHAGAGAWAGYVSAAAEAGMVGALADWFAVTALFRRPLGLPIPHTAIIPTKKDQLGVSLGEFVGENFLSEDVVRQRLRAVGIGSRLGAWLAVPEHADRVTAELSAALRGALTVLRDSDVQAVVGEAITRRAGVQEIAPGIGKMLEKVVADGGHRRAVDLVVARAHDWLVLHGDSVMDAVQGGAPGWTPRFVDRKVGERVYKELLRFVTEMRDMPAHPARGALDRFLTDFASDLQSDTDTRARVERLKSEVLGRGEVQDLIASAWTAVRSMIVSAAEDERSELRLRVRASLLSLGARMASDRKIQGKVDSWVEGAAVYVVTTYRREITSLITDTVAGWDAEHTTRKIEAHIGRDLQFIRINGTVVGSLAGLLIYTVSRMLGA; this is encoded by the coding sequence ATGGAACGGACGAGAACGGAACGGCCCGACGAGGTCGGGGGCGCCGCCGCAGGCGGTGCCGGTGGGCAGCCTGCCCGCCCCGGCGCCATGACGAACCGCGCGATGGCCACGTTCAGCCCCGCGGACGAGGAGAAGCGGCGCGGGGTGCGCCGCATGAAGCTCACCGCCACCGGGCTGCTGCTGTTCGTCGCCCTGGTGTACGCCCTGGCCGAGTGGGCCGCTCACGCGGGCGCGGGCGCCTGGGCGGGCTATGTCTCCGCCGCCGCAGAGGCGGGCATGGTCGGCGCGCTCGCCGACTGGTTCGCCGTCACCGCCCTCTTCCGCCGCCCCCTCGGCCTGCCCATCCCGCACACCGCGATCATCCCCACCAAGAAGGACCAGCTCGGCGTCTCGCTCGGCGAGTTCGTCGGGGAGAACTTCCTGTCCGAGGACGTCGTACGGCAGCGCCTGCGCGCGGTCGGCATAGGCAGCCGGCTCGGGGCCTGGCTCGCCGTCCCCGAGCACGCCGACCGGGTCACGGCGGAGCTGTCGGCGGCCCTGCGCGGCGCCCTGACCGTGCTGCGGGACTCCGATGTGCAGGCGGTCGTCGGGGAGGCGATCACGCGCCGCGCGGGCGTCCAGGAGATCGCCCCCGGCATCGGCAAGATGCTGGAGAAGGTCGTCGCCGACGGCGGCCACAGGCGGGCCGTGGACCTCGTCGTGGCCCGCGCCCACGACTGGCTGGTGCTGCACGGCGACTCCGTGATGGACGCCGTGCAGGGCGGCGCGCCCGGCTGGACGCCCCGGTTCGTGGACCGCAAGGTCGGCGAGCGCGTCTACAAGGAGCTGCTGCGGTTCGTCACCGAGATGCGTGACATGCCCGCCCATCCGGCCCGCGGCGCCCTGGACCGCTTCCTCACCGACTTCGCCTCCGACCTCCAGTCCGACACCGACACGCGCGCGCGGGTGGAGCGGCTGAAGTCGGAGGTGCTGGGCCGCGGCGAGGTGCAGGACCTGATCGCGTCCGCCTGGACGGCCGTACGGTCCATGATCGTCTCCGCGGCGGAGGACGAGCGCAGCGAACTGCGGCTGCGGGTGCGGGCCTCGCTGCTCTCCCTCGGCGCCCGGATGGCCTCCGACCGGAAGATCCAGGGCAAGGTCGACTCCTGGGTGGAGGGTGCCGCGGTGTACGTCGTCACCACCTACCGGCGGGAGATCACCTCCCTGATCACCGACACGGTGGCGGGCTGGGACGCCGAGCACACCACGCGGAAGATCGAGGCGCACATCGGCCGCGACCTGCAATTCATCCGCATCAACGGCACGGTGGTCGGCTCCCTCGCCGGGCTGCTGATCTACACCGTCTCCCGCATGCTGGGAGCCTAG
- a CDS encoding SGNH/GDSL hydrolase family protein, whose amino-acid sequence MTRGRGYALLAAVVATIVALSAALYAGVAADDGTSKSGGLAGGRHPHNPAAPASAGTWVGTWATAPAAAEPGTGASGLAGRSVRNVVHTTVGGTSARITLSNLYGRSPLTITHASIALAAGGDSAAAVPGTMRRLTFTGSPRVVIPAGGQVTSDAARLAVPHDADVLVTTYSPTPSGPVTYHPHARQTSYLADGDRAADITPAAYTERTSYWRYLTALDVLSNEAEGTVVVIGDSITDGISSTMDADRRWTDVLAARLRAAVAAGRDAPRYGVVNEGISGNRVLTPGRGRPADNPSGIERFPRDVLARANVKAVVIVLGVNDILRHPGVADPEAILDGLRTMTGQAHARGLRVVGATVMPFGGHRGYTAAREAVRQRINAEIRAGRVFDAVVDFDKALRDPYDPRRLRSEYDCGDHLHPSDRGYARMGEVFDLEDLKGAAPAEL is encoded by the coding sequence ATGACCCGGGGTCGTGGCTACGCCCTGCTCGCCGCGGTCGTCGCGACGATCGTGGCCCTGTCCGCCGCTCTCTACGCCGGGGTCGCGGCCGACGACGGCACGAGCAAGAGCGGCGGCCTGGCCGGCGGCCGCCACCCGCACAACCCCGCCGCACCCGCCTCCGCCGGCACCTGGGTGGGCACCTGGGCCACCGCGCCGGCCGCGGCCGAGCCGGGCACCGGGGCGAGCGGCCTGGCGGGCCGCTCGGTACGCAACGTGGTGCACACGACCGTCGGCGGTACGAGTGCCCGCATCACGCTGTCCAATCTCTACGGGCGGTCGCCGCTGACCATCACCCACGCCTCCATCGCCCTGGCGGCCGGCGGGGACTCCGCCGCCGCCGTCCCCGGCACCATGCGGCGGCTGACGTTCACCGGCAGCCCGCGGGTGGTCATCCCCGCCGGCGGGCAGGTGACCAGCGACGCCGCCCGCCTGGCCGTCCCGCACGACGCCGACGTCCTGGTCACCACCTACTCCCCCACCCCGTCGGGCCCGGTCACCTACCACCCGCACGCGCGGCAGACCAGCTACCTCGCCGACGGCGACCGCGCCGCGGACATCACCCCCGCCGCGTACACCGAGCGGACCTCGTACTGGCGCTACCTGACCGCGCTGGACGTGCTGAGCAACGAGGCGGAGGGCACCGTCGTCGTCATCGGCGACTCGATCACCGACGGCATCTCCTCCACCATGGACGCCGACCGCCGCTGGACCGACGTCCTCGCCGCACGGCTGCGCGCCGCGGTGGCGGCCGGCCGGGACGCGCCCCGCTACGGTGTCGTCAACGAGGGCATCAGCGGCAACCGGGTGCTGACCCCGGGGCGGGGCCGGCCGGCCGACAACCCCAGCGGCATCGAGCGGTTCCCCCGGGACGTGCTCGCCCGCGCCAACGTCAAGGCCGTCGTCATCGTCCTCGGCGTCAACGACATCCTGCGCCACCCGGGCGTCGCCGACCCGGAGGCGATCCTGGACGGGCTGCGCACCATGACCGGCCAGGCCCACGCGCGCGGGCTGCGGGTCGTCGGCGCGACCGTGATGCCGTTCGGCGGCCACCGCGGCTACACCGCCGCCCGGGAGGCGGTACGGCAGCGGATCAACGCCGAGATCCGGGCGGGCCGGGTCTTCGACGCCGTCGTCGACTTCGACAAGGCGCTGCGCGACCCGTACGACCCGCGCCGGCTGCGCTCCGAGTACGACTGCGGCGACCATCTGCACCCCAGCGACCGGGGGTACGCGCGGATGGGCGAGGTGTTCGACCTGGAGGACCTGAAGGGGGCGGCCCCGGCGGAGCTGTGA
- a CDS encoding DUF1707 SHOCT-like domain-containing protein, producing the protein MTDDAPELRASDADRERVAEILGDALAEGRLDMPEFEQRLDAAYRARTYGELAPLTRDLPAGPARRVPMTKEPAEHERWADRITGGEGTSSWAAAVMSGFQRKGRWTVPKRFDAFVFWGGGEIDLREAVFADREVVINCVAVMGGMAVIVPPGVEVVVRGLGFMGGFDHREEGVPGDPGAPRVIVTGFAFWGGVGVERKASRAEQRRLKEERRRERLERKEERKLLRDSVRPDVADAHRRMLEDHRDLAHGRHGLDDPHGLDRSHLRGRPDQADRRGQERERGRGEEG; encoded by the coding sequence ATGACCGACGACGCCCCGGAGCTGCGCGCCTCCGACGCCGACCGCGAACGAGTCGCCGAGATCCTGGGGGACGCCCTCGCGGAGGGCCGGCTGGACATGCCGGAGTTCGAGCAGCGGCTGGACGCCGCCTACCGGGCCCGGACGTACGGGGAGCTCGCGCCGCTCACCCGGGACCTGCCGGCCGGCCCCGCGCGCCGGGTGCCGATGACGAAGGAGCCCGCGGAGCACGAGCGGTGGGCGGACCGGATCACCGGCGGCGAGGGGACGTCGTCCTGGGCCGCCGCCGTCATGTCCGGGTTCCAGCGCAAGGGCCGCTGGACCGTGCCGAAGCGGTTCGACGCCTTCGTCTTCTGGGGCGGCGGCGAGATCGACCTGCGGGAGGCCGTCTTCGCGGACCGCGAGGTCGTCATCAACTGCGTCGCGGTCATGGGCGGCATGGCGGTGATCGTGCCGCCCGGCGTCGAGGTGGTGGTGCGCGGCCTGGGGTTCATGGGCGGGTTCGACCACCGCGAGGAGGGCGTGCCCGGCGATCCCGGCGCCCCGCGCGTGATCGTGACCGGGTTCGCCTTCTGGGGCGGCGTGGGCGTGGAGCGCAAGGCCTCCCGGGCGGAGCAGCGGCGGCTGAAGGAGGAGCGCCGCCGGGAGCGGCTGGAGCGCAAGGAGGAGAGGAAGCTGCTGCGGGACTCGGTCCGGCCGGACGTGGCGGACGCGCACCGCAGGATGCTGGAGGACCACCGCGACCTGGCGCACGGCCGGCACGGCCTGGACGACCCGCACGGGCTGGACCGCTCCCACCTGCGCGGCCGGCCGGACCAGGCCGACCGGCGGGGGCAGGAGCGGGAGCGGGGCCGGGGCGAGGAGGGCTGA
- a CDS encoding ABC transporter ATP-binding protein — protein sequence MDDGFGGFIVLDGVEKVFDVRRRTGFLKRERRRVRAVDGLSFTVAPGEMVGYIGPNGAGKSTTIKMLTGILTPSGGRVRVAGIDPSRERTRLAHRIGVVFGQRTTLWWDLPLIDSYRLAHRMYRIPDARYRENLDRCVELLGLGALLDVPVRQLSLGQRMRGDIAAALLHDPEVLYLDEPTIGLDVVSKARVREFLRELNAERGTTVLLTTHDLQDIEQLCSRVMVIDHGRLMYDGPVAGLHEAGESERTLVVDLERELPPIDAPAPARVVRVEGPRQWLAFPASEPAAGLVARIAAAYPLVDLSVREPDIETVIARMYEDRASA from the coding sequence ATGGACGACGGTTTCGGCGGATTCATCGTGCTGGACGGGGTCGAGAAGGTCTTCGACGTGCGCCGCAGGACGGGCTTCCTGAAACGGGAGCGGCGGCGGGTGCGGGCGGTGGACGGGCTGTCGTTCACCGTGGCGCCGGGGGAGATGGTCGGCTACATCGGGCCCAACGGCGCCGGGAAGTCCACCACGATCAAGATGCTCACCGGCATCCTCACCCCGAGCGGGGGCCGGGTGAGGGTGGCGGGCATCGACCCCTCCCGGGAGCGGACCCGGCTGGCGCACCGCATCGGGGTGGTGTTCGGGCAGCGCACGACCCTGTGGTGGGATCTGCCGCTGATCGACTCCTACCGGCTGGCGCACCGCATGTACCGCATCCCGGACGCCCGCTACCGGGAGAACCTCGACCGGTGCGTGGAACTCCTCGGGCTGGGCGCTCTGCTCGACGTCCCGGTGCGGCAGCTGTCGCTGGGCCAGCGGATGCGCGGCGACATCGCGGCGGCCCTGCTGCACGACCCGGAGGTGCTCTACCTCGACGAGCCGACGATCGGCCTGGACGTGGTCTCCAAGGCGAGGGTGCGGGAGTTCCTGCGGGAGCTGAACGCCGAGCGCGGCACGACGGTGCTGCTCACCACGCACGACCTCCAGGACATCGAGCAGCTGTGCTCGCGGGTGATGGTCATCGACCACGGGCGGCTGATGTACGACGGCCCGGTGGCCGGGCTGCACGAGGCGGGGGAGAGCGAACGGACCCTGGTGGTGGACCTGGAGCGGGAGCTGCCGCCGATCGACGCCCCGGCACCGGCGCGGGTGGTGCGGGTGGAGGGGCCGCGCCAGTGGCTGGCCTTCCCGGCCTCGGAGCCGGCGGCCGGGCTGGTGGCGCGGATCGCGGCCGCGTACCCGCTGGTCGACCTGTCGGTGCGGGAGCCGGACATCGAGACGGTGATCGCGCGGATGTACGAGGATCGGGCGAGCGCGTAG
- a CDS encoding ABC transporter permease, producing the protein MWIRSTMAYRASFVMTAVASCVVTGLDFVAILLMFSRVDALGGWSLPEIAFLYGLSGLAFGLADLAIGSVERLGRRVRDGTLDTLLVRPAPVLAQLAADRFALRRVGRLAQGALVLGWALAAVEADWTPGRLLLVPVMVVSGAAIFCAVFVAGAAFQFVAQDAAEVSNAFTYGGTTLLQYPPALFAQELVRGVTFVLPLAFVNWLPASYVLGRPYPLDLPVWTAFASPAVAGVCCALAGLAWGAGLRSYRSTGS; encoded by the coding sequence ATGTGGATCCGCTCCACGATGGCCTACCGGGCGTCCTTCGTGATGACCGCGGTGGCGAGTTGCGTGGTGACCGGGCTGGACTTCGTCGCGATCCTGCTGATGTTCTCCCGGGTGGACGCGCTCGGCGGCTGGTCGCTGCCGGAGATCGCCTTCCTGTACGGCCTGTCCGGTCTCGCCTTCGGACTGGCCGACCTCGCGATCGGCTCGGTGGAGCGGCTGGGGCGCCGGGTGCGGGACGGCACGCTGGACACGCTGCTGGTGCGTCCGGCGCCGGTGCTGGCGCAACTGGCGGCGGACCGGTTCGCGCTGCGCCGGGTGGGCCGGCTCGCGCAGGGGGCGCTGGTGCTGGGCTGGGCGCTGGCGGCGGTGGAGGCGGACTGGACGCCGGGCAGGCTGCTGCTGGTGCCGGTGATGGTGGTGAGCGGGGCGGCGATCTTCTGCGCGGTGTTCGTGGCGGGGGCGGCGTTCCAGTTCGTGGCGCAGGACGCGGCCGAGGTGTCGAACGCGTTCACCTACGGCGGGACGACGCTGTTGCAGTACCCGCCGGCGCTGTTCGCGCAGGAGCTGGTGCGGGGGGTGACGTTCGTGCTGCCGCTGGCGTTCGTCAACTGGCTGCCGGCGTCGTACGTGCTGGGGCGGCCGTATCCGCTGGATCTGCCGGTGTGGACGGCGTTCGCCTCGCCTGCGGTGGCCGGGGTGTGCTGTGCGCTGGCGGGGCTGGCGTGGGGGGCGGGGTTGCGTTCCTACCGGAGTACGGGGAGTTAG